One part of the Bdellovibrio sp. KM01 genome encodes these proteins:
- a CDS encoding DUF924 family protein — MDTTALEILKFWFEETEPRLWFAKDQDFDSLIRQRFSDVYAKAEKCELYLWRKNPRGRLAEIIILDQFSRNMFRDTPRAFKNDTLALTLAQEAVASGDDQKLKPQERAFIYLPYMHSESEVIHHEAMRLFSQQGLENNLEFELAHKSIIDRFGRYPYRNEILGRESTREELEFLKMPGSSF, encoded by the coding sequence ATGGACACAACAGCTTTAGAAATTTTGAAATTTTGGTTTGAAGAAACAGAACCCCGCCTGTGGTTTGCAAAGGATCAAGATTTTGACAGTCTGATCCGTCAGCGTTTTTCCGACGTTTATGCCAAGGCCGAAAAGTGTGAGTTGTACTTGTGGAGAAAAAATCCTCGCGGACGTCTTGCAGAAATCATTATCCTCGATCAATTTTCCCGCAATATGTTCCGCGATACTCCGCGAGCTTTTAAGAACGATACGTTGGCTCTAACCCTCGCTCAAGAGGCTGTGGCCTCCGGGGATGATCAAAAACTAAAACCTCAGGAACGTGCCTTTATCTATTTACCTTATATGCATAGTGAATCCGAAGTGATTCACCACGAAGCCATGCGCCTTTTCTCGCAGCAGGGCTTAGAAAATAATTTAGAGTTCGAATTGGCTCATAAGAGCATCATTGATCGCTTTGGCCGATACCCTTACCGCAACGAGATCTTGGGAAGGGAATCGACCCGCGAGGAACTGGAATTCTTGAAAATGCCCGGATCTAGCTTTTAA
- a CDS encoding S8 family serine peptidase: protein MLKTKKFLSVLLLAFGGTSLTMMLANCNGSGFEIADSCFNDGGDPLFGYAWFLANCGQAGVSKSGGTAGVDLNLRATWSAGILGEGVKVRVSDDGLENTHEDLTGNFQTSVARSRDYYLGSMGASYVTTTAPPHDKTTAPTSYDNHGTSVAGIIAAVGGNGVGSRGVAPKAALSVANLLSAMVTQDTAKVLNQATGADFDILNMSWGYDQYKITDPTPAYEAQLKTAVTSYRSGKGAILVKAAGNEFETYCNGQSTSSTCIGNSNFDGDNTNPYQIVVAALNAKGVSSSYSSPGADIWISGFGGEFGYAAPAMLTTDRSGCSAGWSQSSISTYVPFEKGSSPNSQCNYTATFNGTSSAAPTISGAVALMLSANSNLTWRDVKYILAKTAVPMDYVTTGTIPHPLGTSVPTGYSWELPWKTNSAGFKFHNWYGFGKVDVDAAVAMAKSYTSTFGTYTEPGYTSTGTISIPIGDGSLAGAAYSQISIANGSGLKIESVRVKVSITHNDISQLALELTSPSGMRSILVNMHNSLTNVHDYADDVFLTNAFYQERSEGIWTLKVIDGRTDAVSGTLTSWSIDFTGAP, encoded by the coding sequence ATGTTAAAAACTAAAAAGTTTTTATCAGTCTTGTTGCTCGCTTTCGGTGGTACGTCGCTGACGATGATGCTCGCGAACTGCAATGGCAGTGGCTTTGAGATTGCCGATTCTTGCTTTAATGACGGCGGCGATCCTTTGTTTGGCTATGCTTGGTTCCTGGCCAATTGTGGTCAGGCGGGAGTTTCTAAATCCGGTGGTACCGCCGGTGTTGATCTGAATCTGCGCGCTACTTGGAGTGCGGGAATTTTGGGCGAGGGTGTGAAGGTCCGGGTATCTGACGATGGCTTGGAAAACACTCATGAAGATTTAACCGGGAACTTCCAAACCTCTGTCGCAAGATCTCGCGATTATTATTTGGGTTCTATGGGGGCGTCCTATGTGACGACGACCGCTCCTCCTCATGATAAAACCACGGCTCCAACTTCCTATGATAACCACGGGACTTCTGTTGCCGGGATTATCGCGGCTGTGGGTGGAAATGGTGTGGGTTCTCGTGGAGTGGCTCCTAAGGCGGCTTTAAGTGTCGCGAACTTGCTTTCTGCTATGGTCACTCAAGACACGGCAAAAGTTTTGAATCAAGCCACAGGAGCTGACTTTGATATTTTGAATATGAGTTGGGGATATGATCAGTACAAGATTACGGATCCGACTCCTGCTTACGAAGCGCAATTAAAAACGGCGGTTACATCTTATCGCAGTGGTAAAGGTGCCATCTTGGTTAAAGCTGCCGGGAACGAGTTTGAAACTTATTGCAACGGCCAAAGCACTAGCAGCACATGTATCGGGAATTCTAATTTTGACGGTGATAACACCAATCCGTATCAAATTGTCGTTGCGGCGTTAAATGCCAAAGGTGTTTCTTCAAGTTATTCATCACCAGGTGCTGACATCTGGATTTCCGGATTTGGCGGGGAATTTGGATATGCGGCCCCAGCGATGCTGACGACAGATCGCTCTGGTTGTTCTGCGGGGTGGTCTCAGTCGAGTATTTCCACTTATGTGCCCTTTGAAAAAGGCAGTTCGCCAAACTCTCAATGTAATTATACTGCGACATTTAATGGAACCTCGTCTGCCGCTCCCACTATTTCTGGTGCCGTGGCATTGATGCTTTCTGCAAATTCAAATCTGACATGGAGGGATGTGAAATACATCCTGGCCAAAACAGCGGTCCCGATGGACTACGTGACGACGGGAACGATCCCACATCCTTTAGGGACATCCGTACCGACGGGATATTCTTGGGAGCTTCCATGGAAAACGAATAGTGCCGGATTTAAGTTCCACAACTGGTACGGCTTCGGAAAAGTCGACGTTGATGCCGCCGTTGCAATGGCGAAAAGTTATACGAGTACTTTTGGAACTTATACTGAGCCAGGGTATACTTCGACAGGAACCATCAGCATTCCCATCGGTGACGGCAGCTTAGCCGGTGCCGCCTATTCACAAATCAGTATTGCCAATGGTTCTGGTTTGAAAATCGAAAGCGTCAGAGTCAAAGTCAGCATCACCCATAATGATATTTCGCAATTAGCCCTGGAATTAACATCTCCATCCGGTATGCGAAGCATCCTGGTCAACATGCATAACTCTCTGACAAACGTCCACGATTACGCCGATGACGTGTTCTTAACCAACGCCTTCTATCAAGAACGCAGCGAAGGTATCTGGACACTTAAAGTAATAGACGGCCGCACCGACGCTGTCAGCGGGACTCTTACTTCGTGGTCTATAGACTTCACGGGTGCGCCTTAA
- a CDS encoding MarR family winged helix-turn-helix transcriptional regulator has translation MSEEMQLHILFSKLTIDFETALEEFFQEYKLTTTRFVILNLLYNSPEGMTPTETAKAVGVTNATISAIISNLKQAGWIQPQQNAGDSRSYRIVLTETGLELMKKVLPVYNENISNLWSQFNSDEKRNLGNLMTRMSQLVGVMSKNI, from the coding sequence ATGTCTGAAGAAATGCAGCTCCATATATTATTCAGTAAGTTAACGATCGATTTTGAGACAGCTTTGGAAGAGTTCTTCCAGGAATACAAACTGACGACGACACGCTTCGTGATTTTGAACCTTCTTTATAATAGTCCGGAAGGGATGACTCCAACAGAGACAGCGAAAGCCGTGGGAGTAACGAATGCGACGATTTCGGCGATCATTTCAAATCTCAAGCAAGCCGGCTGGATCCAACCCCAACAAAACGCGGGTGACAGTCGTTCCTATCGCATCGTTTTAACGGAAACTGGACTCGAGCTTATGAAGAAAGTCCTGCCCGTATACAATGAAAACATCAGTAACCTGTGGTCCCAGTTTAATAGCGATGAGAAACGCAATTTAGGGAACCTAATGACTCGTATGAGCCAGCTGGTCGGGGTCATGAGCAAGAATATATAG
- a CDS encoding DUF2127 domain-containing protein: MSGLKLVAVFEAAKGGVVVLLGIGVANVHHIAHHLGLENSSYYKSVFIEIFKNLNDRELWELAILAAVYSVIRFTEAYGLWKERSWAEWLAIFSGGIYLPFEIIKIAEGYAWWKVVITAFNIIIVGYLISVKLRKNTIKAVTHKSALHF; encoded by the coding sequence ATGAGTGGATTGAAGTTAGTTGCCGTATTTGAAGCTGCCAAAGGAGGAGTCGTTGTCCTCCTGGGGATTGGTGTCGCAAACGTCCATCATATAGCGCATCACTTAGGACTCGAAAACAGTTCTTACTATAAGTCTGTCTTTATTGAAATTTTTAAAAACCTGAATGACAGAGAGCTTTGGGAACTTGCAATTCTTGCTGCGGTTTACTCTGTGATTCGTTTTACAGAAGCCTATGGATTGTGGAAGGAAAGATCCTGGGCCGAGTGGTTGGCGATCTTTTCTGGGGGAATTTATCTGCCCTTTGAAATAATCAAAATAGCCGAAGGGTATGCGTGGTGGAAGGTTGTCATCACGGCTTTTAATATCATTATCGTCGGCTATTTGATTTCTGTAAAACTGCGAAAAAATACGATTAAAGCAGTGACTCACAAATCAGCGCTTCACTTTTGA
- a CDS encoding aldehyde dehydrogenase family protein, which yields MSVKIPLQPIPVLNFISGQFKAGNGFKQSIHSPHNGALIGEVHHSTKEDVQHAVQAAIAAQKKWAATPIKERSKILFNLRQILMRDLDEIAHLKSSESGKTFLEGKAGLLKGIEVLEFATSIQNLDNGGKLEVSRGVTCEYRRQALGVVASITPFNFPAMVPFWTIPTALALGNAYIWKPSEKTPLTSLKIAEAMSEAGLPEGVFQVLQGGTETSQALIDHPEIQAIAFVGSTPVARQVYQRGTQLGKRVLALGGAKNHIVLLPDAQPDIAGPGISDSFTGCAGQRCMAAAVLLAVGDVEIHIQKILERARSLELGKDMGALINKSQIEFLNQQIQKAVNEGAKILLDGRKAIPPPGQENGNWMGPTILDHVSPDQDIAKLELFGPVLCIIRCKDISEAMMIENSSRMGNACAVFTSSGTLAEKVISLASTGMVGVNVGVPVPREPFSFGGIHESKFGHGDITGVSSLDFWSNLKKVTVKWDQQHDNNWMS from the coding sequence ATGAGCGTTAAGATTCCCCTTCAGCCGATTCCGGTTTTGAACTTCATTTCTGGTCAGTTCAAAGCTGGTAACGGTTTCAAACAAAGCATTCACTCCCCTCACAATGGAGCATTGATCGGCGAAGTCCATCACTCGACAAAAGAGGATGTTCAGCACGCCGTACAGGCCGCAATCGCCGCGCAAAAAAAGTGGGCCGCGACGCCAATCAAGGAACGTAGCAAAATTCTTTTTAACTTAAGACAAATTTTAATGCGCGACTTAGATGAAATCGCACATCTGAAAAGCTCTGAATCCGGTAAGACTTTTCTTGAGGGCAAAGCGGGTCTTTTAAAAGGCATTGAAGTTTTAGAATTTGCGACATCCATTCAAAACTTGGATAACGGCGGGAAACTTGAAGTTTCCCGTGGAGTGACTTGTGAATACCGCAGACAAGCTTTAGGCGTCGTGGCTAGCATCACTCCCTTTAATTTTCCTGCGATGGTTCCGTTCTGGACAATTCCAACGGCGCTGGCTTTAGGAAATGCCTATATTTGGAAACCTTCTGAAAAAACTCCACTGACATCTTTAAAGATTGCGGAAGCCATGTCTGAAGCCGGACTTCCTGAAGGAGTTTTTCAAGTTCTGCAAGGTGGAACTGAAACTTCACAAGCCTTGATCGATCACCCAGAAATACAAGCTATCGCATTTGTGGGTTCTACTCCCGTGGCACGTCAGGTTTATCAGCGCGGCACTCAGCTTGGAAAACGTGTTCTTGCGCTGGGTGGAGCGAAAAATCACATCGTTCTTTTACCCGATGCTCAACCTGATATTGCCGGCCCTGGAATTTCTGATTCCTTTACGGGTTGTGCGGGTCAACGCTGTATGGCTGCCGCAGTCCTATTGGCGGTCGGCGACGTGGAAATACATATTCAAAAAATCCTGGAACGCGCCCGCTCTTTAGAGCTTGGAAAAGATATGGGAGCTTTGATTAACAAGTCGCAGATTGAATTTTTGAATCAGCAAATTCAAAAAGCCGTCAATGAGGGCGCTAAAATTTTATTGGACGGCAGAAAAGCGATACCACCCCCGGGCCAGGAAAATGGCAATTGGATGGGACCGACGATTCTAGATCATGTTTCACCCGATCAAGACATCGCAAAATTAGAACTTTTTGGACCGGTCCTTTGTATCATTCGCTGCAAAGACATTTCTGAAGCGATGATGATCGAAAACTCTTCAAGAATGGGCAATGCCTGTGCGGTATTCACCTCCTCTGGAACGCTGGCAGAGAAAGTCATTTCTTTGGCGTCAACGGGAATGGTGGGTGTGAATGTCGGGGTTCCCGTTCCGCGCGAGCCATTTTCATTCGGAGGAATTCATGAATCCAAGTTCGGTCACGGCGATATCACGGGCGTTTCGTCATTGGATTTCTGGTCAAACTTAAAAAAAGTCACCGTCAAAT
- a CDS encoding DUF481 domain-containing protein: protein MVLLLIALASLIGMHNATPNPPPLPLHIELDAGVLAVTGKNDTQSINSNLDVQYDFDRNTLKVAGDYLNSSTEGVDSALHWTAGARYENEFITASRIYLDYYSEADPFIGYVQRNNEGLGYQYAIHKDSTVFWWAEIGYLHSDTNIVNRTEVFESKARFASGVAWRFDTTWSLEGELEYLFNLTYANEDLMSYEFALTSLINSKFAIRTAYIMRHMENPYQGSRDQGTTMLSLVATF, encoded by the coding sequence ATGGTTTTGCTGCTCATTGCCCTCGCCTCACTGATCGGAATGCACAACGCAACTCCGAACCCTCCCCCCCTTCCGTTACATATCGAACTGGATGCCGGGGTTTTGGCAGTCACGGGCAAGAACGACACTCAAAGCATCAACTCCAATTTAGACGTTCAGTATGATTTTGATCGAAACACCTTGAAAGTTGCAGGTGACTACTTAAATTCCTCAACAGAAGGCGTTGACTCTGCTCTGCATTGGACTGCGGGGGCTAGATATGAAAATGAATTCATCACCGCTTCTCGCATCTATTTGGACTATTATTCTGAAGCCGATCCTTTTATTGGTTACGTTCAGCGCAATAACGAAGGCCTGGGTTATCAGTATGCGATTCACAAAGATTCCACTGTTTTTTGGTGGGCAGAAATTGGTTACTTACACAGTGACACCAATATCGTGAATCGAACTGAAGTATTTGAAAGCAAAGCGCGCTTTGCTTCGGGAGTCGCATGGCGATTTGATACGACTTGGTCTCTTGAAGGCGAACTAGAATATCTATTCAACTTAACTTATGCGAATGAAGATCTGATGAGTTATGAGTTCGCATTGACCAGTTTGATCAATTCAAAATTTGCGATTCGTACGGCCTATATCATGCGCCATATGGAAAATCCCTATCAGGGATCCCGCGATCAAGGTACGACCATGTTAAGTCTGGTTGCAACATTTTGA
- a CDS encoding cache domain-containing protein, giving the protein MNVRIWKGRSYRFKTLALLVAAIIPLWAIVLFYLMPLVRDNMYEDRRVMLRNTVDLASNTIEQYYKLFEEKKLTEDEAKAQALAAISKFRYSGKEYFWVNDFQPNVLMHPIKPELNGKDVGEMADPNGVHLFREFALMAQTPAAEGFVSYMWPKPGAPKPEPKISFVRQFKPWKWVVGTGVYVDDVETLVNTFRTKVMIGFGIASLLAFALFATFSNQLMKFLSRTVLDTSDASKQVKEASNMLSSAGQNVAQGSVESAAKIEDTLGAVRNLNEVVGANQERANQAAGLAQKSEEGAATGADEIRRLMESINAMSKISNEIASAMDIIDDIAFQTNLLALNAAVEAARAGEQGRGFAVVADAVRSLSLKSAEAAKEVKLVVTNNVNQTKISLDLAVKSDEVLSQIVSSVKKVSVLNQEIAATTRDQTDGIQSIYKSMEVLERQTQAFSAAAEETAATSEEMSAQASNLELMVNNIAVEVVGKKAA; this is encoded by the coding sequence ATGAATGTACGTATCTGGAAAGGTCGCAGCTATAGGTTTAAGACGTTGGCTTTGCTTGTCGCTGCCATTATTCCTTTGTGGGCGATTGTTCTGTTTTATTTAATGCCGTTGGTTCGCGACAATATGTATGAAGATCGCCGCGTGATGTTGCGCAATACCGTGGATCTTGCGTCGAATACTATCGAACAGTACTACAAACTTTTTGAAGAAAAAAAGCTGACCGAAGATGAAGCCAAAGCTCAGGCTTTGGCGGCCATTTCTAAATTCCGTTATTCCGGCAAAGAGTACTTTTGGGTGAATGACTTTCAACCCAACGTTCTGATGCATCCGATTAAACCGGAACTCAACGGTAAAGACGTGGGTGAAATGGCGGACCCGAATGGTGTGCATTTGTTTCGGGAGTTCGCATTGATGGCACAGACTCCGGCGGCCGAAGGGTTTGTCAGTTATATGTGGCCTAAGCCAGGGGCGCCAAAACCAGAGCCTAAAATCAGCTTCGTTCGTCAGTTCAAACCCTGGAAGTGGGTTGTTGGTACGGGTGTGTATGTCGATGACGTGGAAACTTTGGTGAACACGTTTCGCACGAAAGTGATGATTGGTTTTGGGATCGCGTCGCTTTTAGCCTTTGCTCTGTTTGCAACGTTTTCAAATCAATTGATGAAATTCCTGTCGCGCACGGTACTTGACACCAGCGATGCCTCTAAGCAGGTGAAAGAAGCCTCGAACATGCTTTCCAGTGCGGGTCAAAATGTGGCCCAAGGTTCGGTGGAGTCGGCTGCGAAAATCGAAGACACACTGGGTGCCGTAAGAAACCTTAATGAAGTCGTCGGTGCGAATCAGGAACGTGCCAACCAGGCCGCGGGCCTGGCTCAGAAATCAGAGGAAGGCGCAGCTACAGGTGCCGATGAAATTCGTCGATTGATGGAATCCATCAATGCCATGTCTAAGATCTCAAACGAAATCGCTTCTGCCATGGATATTATTGATGACATCGCTTTTCAAACGAACTTACTGGCATTAAATGCAGCCGTTGAAGCGGCCCGTGCTGGCGAGCAGGGGCGTGGATTTGCGGTGGTGGCCGATGCCGTTCGCAGTCTTTCCCTGAAATCAGCGGAAGCTGCCAAGGAAGTGAAATTGGTTGTGACTAACAATGTAAATCAAACCAAGATCTCGTTGGACCTTGCGGTGAAAAGCGATGAAGTGCTTAGCCAGATTGTTTCTTCGGTTAAGAAGGTGAGTGTGCTCAATCAGGAGATCGCGGCAACAACCCGCGATCAAACCGATGGCATTCAGTCCATTTATAAGTCCATGGAAGTGTTAGAGCGCCAAACGCAGGCATTCTCGGCTGCGGCTGAGGAAACCGCTGCGACATCTGAAGAGATGTCAGCCCAGGCAAGTAATCTTGAGCTGATGGTTAATAATATTGCGGTTGAGGTTGTCGGAAAAAAGGCCGCTTAA
- a CDS encoding DUF1904 domain-containing protein has protein sequence MPHLRFRGMKEEHVSELSQSLVKDLAQSIETSEDNFSFELIQTQYFSKGNRGGAYPFVEVLWFQRSQEIQDKSAKIITEKIKKLCPQDDIAVVFVPLAKNSYYENGEHF, from the coding sequence ATGCCTCACTTACGATTTCGCGGAATGAAAGAAGAACACGTCTCGGAACTCAGCCAATCCCTGGTTAAAGACCTGGCCCAATCAATCGAAACTTCTGAAGATAATTTTTCTTTTGAACTCATTCAGACTCAGTACTTTTCTAAAGGCAACCGCGGCGGAGCTTACCCCTTCGTCGAAGTTTTATGGTTCCAACGTTCACAAGAAATCCAAGATAAGAGTGCTAAGATCATCACAGAAAAAATTAAAAAGCTGTGTCCACAAGATGACATTGCAGTTGTCTTCGTACCACTAGCCAAAAACAGCTACTATGAAAACGGCGAGCATTTCTAG